The following are encoded in a window of Prevotella melaninogenica genomic DNA:
- the mutS gene encoding DNA mismatch repair protein MutS: MAKEDKGLTPMMKQFFSMKAQHPGALMLFRCGDFYETYGEDAVDSSRILGITLTRRNNGGSGDSIEMAGFPHHALDTYLPKLIRAGKRVAICDQLEDPKKKREEIKGKKGLTAMDKMVKRGITELVTPGVAMSDNVLNYKENNFLAAVHFGKGSCGVSFLDISTGEFLTGEGTFDYVEKLLGNFQPKEVLFDRAKKQDFERYFGTRLCTFEMDDWVFTDQTARQKLLKHFGTKNLKGFGVDHLNNGVIAAGAILQYLEITQHTQINHITSLARIEEDKYVRMDRFTIRSLELIAPMNEDGSSLLNVIDNTVTPMGGRMLRRWMVFPLKEVKPINERLDVVDYLFREPDFRECINEQFHRIGDLERIISKVAVGRVSPREVVQLKNALTAIQPVKTACLYAKSDTLKRIGEQLNLCESLRDRIEKEIQPDPPQLVNKGDVIALGYNQELDDLRSIRDNGKQYLLEIQEKEIAQTGITSLKIGFNNVFGYYLEVRNTFKDKVPENWIRKQTLAQAERYITPELKEYEEKILGADEKILALETQLYMELIQDMQEFIPQIQINANLIAHLDCLLSFMKVSQLQRYVRPVVDDSEVLDIKQGRHPVIETQLPIGEQYVPNDVLLDTEHQQIMMITGPNMAGKSALLRQTALIVLLAQIGCFVPAERARIGMVDKIFTRVGASDNISLGESTFMVEMTEASNILNNVTPRSLVLFDELGRGTSTYDGISIAWAIVEYLHEHSRAQARTLFATHYHELNEMEKNFPRIKNFNVSVKEVDGKIIFVRKLEKGGSEHSFGIHVAEIAGMPRSIVKRANIILKELEADNAQVGSVGKAAVERLDQSREGVQLSFFQLDDPVLTQIRDEILGLDVNNLTPVEALNKLNDIKKILRG, translated from the coding sequence ATGGCAAAAGAGGATAAGGGATTAACCCCGATGATGAAACAGTTTTTCTCAATGAAGGCGCAACATCCTGGAGCATTGATGCTATTTAGGTGTGGAGACTTCTATGAGACGTATGGTGAGGATGCTGTGGATTCGTCAAGAATACTCGGTATTACCCTTACACGTCGTAACAACGGTGGTAGTGGTGACTCGATAGAAATGGCTGGTTTCCCTCATCATGCCCTTGACACTTATTTGCCTAAACTCATTCGTGCCGGAAAGCGTGTGGCTATCTGCGACCAATTAGAAGACCCGAAGAAGAAACGTGAAGAAATCAAAGGTAAGAAGGGTCTGACGGCAATGGACAAGATGGTGAAACGTGGCATCACAGAACTTGTTACTCCAGGTGTTGCTATGAGCGATAACGTGCTGAACTATAAGGAAAATAATTTCCTTGCTGCGGTACACTTCGGTAAAGGTTCTTGTGGTGTCAGTTTCTTAGACATATCTACCGGCGAGTTCCTAACCGGTGAAGGCACTTTTGATTACGTCGAAAAACTATTGGGTAACTTCCAACCAAAGGAGGTACTCTTTGACCGTGCGAAGAAACAAGACTTCGAACGCTACTTCGGTACACGCCTTTGTACGTTTGAGATGGACGATTGGGTGTTTACTGATCAGACAGCACGTCAGAAGCTATTGAAGCATTTTGGGACAAAGAACTTAAAGGGTTTCGGTGTTGATCATTTGAACAATGGTGTTATTGCAGCAGGTGCTATTCTGCAGTATTTGGAGATAACACAGCATACACAAATCAATCATATCACTTCATTAGCACGTATCGAAGAAGATAAATACGTGCGTATGGACCGTTTTACCATCCGTTCTTTGGAGTTGATTGCCCCAATGAATGAGGATGGTTCATCACTTTTGAACGTTATCGACAATACCGTTACGCCAATGGGTGGACGTATGTTGCGCCGTTGGATGGTCTTCCCACTGAAAGAAGTAAAGCCTATCAATGAACGTTTAGACGTGGTTGATTATCTCTTCCGAGAGCCAGATTTCCGCGAATGTATCAATGAACAGTTCCATCGCATTGGTGACTTAGAGCGTATTATCTCAAAGGTAGCAGTCGGTCGTGTGTCACCTCGTGAGGTAGTGCAGCTGAAGAATGCTCTTACAGCTATCCAACCCGTCAAGACGGCTTGCCTTTATGCAAAGAGCGATACGCTGAAGAGGATTGGAGAACAGCTGAATCTCTGTGAGTCTTTACGTGATAGAATAGAGAAAGAGATACAGCCTGATCCTCCACAGTTGGTGAATAAAGGCGACGTTATAGCCTTAGGTTATAACCAAGAACTCGATGATTTGCGTTCTATCCGTGACAATGGAAAGCAATATCTGTTGGAGATTCAAGAGAAGGAGATTGCTCAGACAGGTATTACCTCGCTGAAGATAGGATTTAATAACGTGTTCGGCTATTACTTGGAGGTGCGTAATACCTTTAAAGATAAGGTGCCTGAGAATTGGATTCGTAAGCAGACATTAGCGCAGGCAGAGCGTTATATCACCCCTGAACTTAAAGAATACGAGGAGAAGATACTTGGTGCGGATGAGAAGATATTGGCTTTGGAGACTCAGCTTTATATGGAGTTGATACAGGATATGCAGGAGTTTATTCCGCAGATACAGATCAATGCCAATCTTATTGCCCATCTTGACTGTTTGCTTTCGTTTATGAAAGTATCGCAGTTGCAGCGTTATGTGCGTCCAGTAGTGGACGATTCGGAGGTATTAGACATTAAACAGGGTCGCCATCCAGTGATTGAAACACAGTTGCCGATAGGTGAACAATATGTGCCTAATGATGTATTGCTTGATACGGAACACCAACAAATCATGATGATTACGGGTCCGAATATGGCAGGTAAGTCTGCCTTGCTACGTCAAACAGCACTTATCGTACTCTTAGCACAGATTGGTTGCTTTGTTCCTGCTGAACGAGCACGCATCGGAATGGTGGATAAAATCTTCACACGTGTGGGTGCTTCGGATAACATTTCATTAGGAGAATCAACCTTTATGGTCGAGATGACGGAGGCTTCAAACATCCTTAACAACGTCACTCCACGCTCTTTAGTGCTCTTTGATGAGTTAGGTCGTGGTACAAGTACCTACGATGGTATTAGCATTGCATGGGCAATTGTAGAGTATCTGCACGAACATTCGCGTGCACAGGCACGTACCCTCTTTGCTACACACTACCATGAATTGAACGAAATGGAGAAGAATTTCCCACGTATCAAGAACTTCAACGTCTCTGTGAAGGAAGTGGATGGAAAGATAATCTTCGTTCGTAAGTTGGAGAAAGGTGGTAGTGAGCATTCCTTTGGTATTCATGTAGCAGAGATAGCGGGTATGCCTCGTTCTATTGTTAAGCGTGCCAACATTATTCTTAAGGAACTTGAAGCAGACAATGCACAAGTGGGTAGTGTCGGAAAGGCTGCCGTTGAGCGTCTTGACCAGAGCAGAGAAGGTGTTCAACTCTCCTTCTTCCAACTCGATGATCCCGTCCTCACACAGATTCGTGACGAAATACTCGGTCTTGATGTCAATAACCTTACACCTGTTGAAGCCCTTAACAAGCTGAATGATATTAAGAAGATACTGAGAGGGTAA
- a CDS encoding HU family DNA-binding protein, which yields MKIKLQKKKNPQKRTEEKFYANPVNLGKKTLRDIAHDIAGRSSLTRGDIENVLSNFMDCLPHYLRDGFSVQLGEFGTMRLTLSSEGAATEKAFKTENIKPRVTFTPGVELKAALRENSYETVKEEEKKTKEGSGGSPSPSV from the coding sequence ATGAAGATTAAACTTCAAAAGAAAAAGAATCCGCAGAAGCGGACAGAGGAAAAGTTCTATGCTAATCCTGTAAATCTTGGTAAGAAAACCTTGCGAGACATTGCGCATGACATTGCGGGGCGTTCTTCGCTGACACGTGGTGATATCGAAAACGTGCTGTCAAATTTCATGGACTGCCTGCCTCATTACCTCCGTGACGGCTTTAGCGTGCAGCTGGGCGAGTTTGGCACGATGCGCTTGACACTTTCAAGCGAGGGGGCTGCAACGGAAAAGGCGTTTAAGACAGAGAATATCAAGCCGCGCGTAACGTTTACGCCGGGTGTAGAACTAAAGGCTGCTTTACGCGAGAACTCGTATGAAACAGTGAAGGAGGAAGAGAAAAAGACGAAAGAAGGTTCTGGTGGTTCTCCGAGCCCATCGGTTTAA
- the lgt gene encoding prolipoprotein diacylglyceryl transferase has protein sequence MNNLLYIAWQPSEVIFQLGSLPIRWYGMCWLVGLALGYFMMQWLFKRHKFPPSQFDPLFLYVFFGVLLGARLGHCLFYEPEEFLTSWKGIMTIFIPIREMADGSWKYVGYQGLASHGGVVGLLIALFLYIRRTKMNTWVVLDFFGIVSGITACFIRLGNLMNSEIIGKVTDVPWAFIFYNVDDKPRHPGQLYEAIAYLIIFLFIYFIYRKYPKKVGTGLYFGLCLSLIFTFRFFIEYTKEIQEAFEAGLPIDMGQILSIPLIALGVWSILRSRGKEGKLP, from the coding sequence AACAATCTACTTTATATTGCATGGCAGCCAAGTGAAGTGATTTTCCAGCTTGGTTCTCTTCCTATTCGTTGGTATGGAATGTGTTGGTTAGTAGGTCTTGCCTTGGGATATTTTATGATGCAGTGGCTTTTCAAACGTCATAAATTTCCTCCATCACAGTTTGATCCACTCTTCCTCTATGTCTTCTTTGGCGTATTGCTTGGTGCTCGCTTAGGTCATTGTCTCTTTTATGAGCCAGAGGAGTTCCTCACTTCTTGGAAAGGAATCATGACTATCTTTATTCCTATTCGTGAAATGGCTGACGGTTCATGGAAGTATGTGGGTTATCAAGGACTTGCATCGCATGGTGGAGTAGTCGGATTGCTTATTGCCCTCTTCCTTTATATTCGCAGGACGAAGATGAATACGTGGGTAGTACTTGATTTCTTTGGTATCGTATCTGGTATCACAGCTTGTTTTATTCGCCTTGGAAACCTGATGAATTCAGAGATTATTGGTAAGGTAACAGACGTTCCTTGGGCTTTTATCTTCTATAATGTAGACGATAAACCACGTCATCCAGGACAGCTCTATGAGGCTATTGCCTACTTAATTATCTTCCTTTTTATTTATTTCATATATAGAAAGTATCCGAAGAAAGTGGGTACAGGACTTTATTTCGGACTCTGTCTTTCGCTTATCTTCACCTTCCGTTTCTTCATTGAATATACTAAGGAGATACAAGAAGCATTTGAGGCAGGTCTGCCAATCGATATGGGACAGATATTAAGTATTCCTCTTATTGCCCTCGGTGTATGGTCAATCCTACGCTCAAGAGGCAAGGAAGGAAAACTTCCATAA